One window of the Crassaminicella thermophila genome contains the following:
- the flhB gene encoding flagellar biosynthesis protein FlhB, with protein sequence MFFLRINLQAFAGEKTEKATPKKRKKAREEGQVLQSREINSALILLFTFYVMRLMGSYYYRNITVFTKNIFLGMKNSENLFTANEIHKLFILTVILLGKMVVPIVGTAFVVGLICSYMQVGILFTTKSLFPKFSRINPINGFKKFFSLKPLIEFFKSLVKLSAVGYITFSYVMKQSKNMINILDMDILQIVGYLGNITVNIGLRAAIVLIILAILDYYYQKWEYEKDLRMSKQEIKEEYKQTEGDPQVRSKIKEKQRQMSMSRMMQDVPKADVIITNPTHYAVAIRYDSKLEDAPVVLAKGKDLIAQKIKEVAKENNVIIIENKMLARGIYFAVDIGDYIPPDLYQAVAEVLAYVYRIKNIY encoded by the coding sequence ATGTTTTTTTTAAGAATAAATTTACAAGCTTTTGCTGGTGAAAAAACTGAAAAAGCAACTCCAAAAAAAAGAAAAAAAGCAAGAGAAGAAGGTCAAGTTTTACAAAGTAGAGAAATAAATTCAGCTCTAATCTTGCTATTTACCTTTTATGTCATGCGATTAATGGGAAGTTATTATTATCGAAATATTACTGTATTTACAAAAAATATTTTTTTAGGAATGAAAAATTCTGAAAATTTATTTACAGCAAATGAAATTCACAAATTGTTTATTTTAACGGTTATTTTGTTAGGGAAAATGGTAGTACCAATTGTAGGCACTGCTTTTGTTGTTGGTTTGATTTGTAGTTATATGCAAGTAGGTATTTTGTTTACAACAAAATCTTTATTCCCTAAATTTAGTAGAATCAATCCAATCAATGGCTTTAAGAAATTCTTTTCTTTAAAGCCTTTAATAGAATTTTTTAAATCTCTTGTAAAACTTTCTGCTGTAGGATATATAACGTTTAGTTATGTAATGAAGCAGTCAAAGAATATGATCAATATTTTAGATATGGACATTCTTCAAATTGTTGGGTATTTAGGAAATATTACAGTAAATATTGGTTTACGAGCAGCTATTGTTCTTATTATATTAGCCATACTGGATTATTATTATCAGAAATGGGAATATGAAAAAGATCTAAGAATGTCAAAACAGGAAATAAAGGAAGAATACAAACAAACTGAAGGAGATCCACAGGTAAGGTCAAAAATTAAGGAAAAACAACGTCAAATGTCAATGAGTAGAATGATGCAAGATGTTCCAAAAGCTGATGTTATTATTACAAATCCAACCCATTATGCTGTTGCAATAAGGTATGATAGTAAACTTGAAGATGCACCAGTTGTTTTAGCAAAAGGAAAAGACCTTATTGCACAAAAAATTAAAGAAGTAGCTAAGGAAAATAACGTTATAATTATTGAAAATAAAATGTTGGCTCGTGGAATTTATTTTGCTGTTGATATAGGAGATTATATTCCTCCAGATCTTTATCAAGCAGTTGCAGAGGTTTTAGCTTATGTATACAGAATAAAAAATATTTATTAG
- the fliR gene encoding flagellar biosynthetic protein FliR — protein sequence MEIISQLYNNVDVFILVFARIIGIFISAPFFNHKNIPIFIKIGFSLIFAIILFPVIKIQADLVNNNFYLLLLTSMKELLTGILIGFVCYLFFSLIYLTGSIVDMQIGFTMATVMNPQDNTQVPITGSMFYIMAMLVFLSINGHHTLIYALKYSFNNIALGSLSMNMLMVKKLIEILITTFNIAFKMSAPILISVFITNILLGILARTMPQMNVFVVGMPLKIGVGLMIIILVLPLYVSIFQNIFNDMIQNLYEFVNFMAKG from the coding sequence GTGGAAATAATATCCCAATTATATAATAATGTTGATGTTTTTATTTTAGTCTTTGCTAGAATTATAGGTATTTTTATTTCTGCCCCTTTTTTCAACCACAAGAACATACCAATCTTTATAAAGATAGGATTTTCTTTGATTTTTGCTATCATTCTTTTTCCAGTGATTAAAATACAGGCAGATCTAGTAAATAATAATTTTTATTTATTACTACTGACAAGTATGAAAGAATTGCTTACAGGGATCCTGATAGGATTTGTATGTTATCTTTTTTTTAGTTTAATTTATTTGACAGGAAGTATTGTTGATATGCAAATAGGTTTTACTATGGCTACTGTGATGAACCCACAAGACAATACACAAGTTCCAATAACTGGAAGTATGTTTTATATCATGGCAATGTTGGTATTTTTATCGATAAATGGTCATCATACTTTAATTTATGCATTAAAATATAGTTTTAATAATATTGCTCTTGGAAGTTTAAGTATGAATATGTTAATGGTTAAAAAATTAATAGAAATTTTAATTACTACTTTTAATATTGCATTTAAAATGAGTGCACCAATTTTAATTTCAGTTTTTATAACCAATATATTACTTGGAATACTGGCCAGAACCATGCCACAAATGAATGTTTTTGTGGTAGGAATGCCACTTAAAATAGGAGTAGGACTGATGATTATTATATTGGTACTGCCTTTGTATGTTAGTATTTTTCAAAATATATTTAATGATATGATCCAAAATCTTTATGAATTTGTGAATTTTATGGCAAAAGGATGA
- the fliQ gene encoding flagellar biosynthesis protein FliQ encodes MSEGQIIDLLQQAMLNVILLSAPMLVLGLIVGLAVSVFQATTQIQEQTLAFVPKILSVLVAIIIFGPWILNRILNYTEGLFMNLNNFIQ; translated from the coding sequence ATGAGTGAAGGACAAATTATTGATTTACTTCAACAAGCTATGCTAAATGTAATATTATTATCAGCACCAATGCTTGTATTAGGACTTATTGTTGGTTTGGCAGTTAGTGTTTTTCAAGCTACAACACAAATACAAGAGCAAACGCTTGCTTTTGTTCCTAAGATATTATCAGTGTTGGTTGCTATTATTATTTTTGGACCATGGATTTTGAACAGGATTTTGAATTATACTGAAGGATTATTCATGAATTTAAATAATTTTATACAATAG
- the fliP gene encoding flagellar type III secretion system pore protein FliP (The bacterial flagellar biogenesis protein FliP forms a type III secretion system (T3SS)-type pore required for flagellar assembly.): MRKKGVKRSCLIILLTIFLLALSFSNCFAEPKIPIPKIGINIDKATNPTEVANSLEIIFLLTILALAPSILMMMTCFTRIIIVLSFIRKAIATQTTPPNQVLIGLALFLTFFIMAPIGSEINEKAIQPYLNKQISVEEALDNAMKPIRSFMFKQTREKDLALFIDISGSERPKRLEDIPSKALIPAFIISELKTGFQIGYILFIPFVVIDMVVASTLMSMGMMMLPPVMISLPFKILLFILVDGWNLIIKSLIMGFK, from the coding sequence ATGAGAAAAAAAGGTGTAAAAAGAAGTTGCTTGATAATTCTCTTGACGATATTTCTGTTAGCTCTTTCATTTTCTAATTGTTTTGCTGAACCCAAAATTCCTATACCAAAAATTGGTATAAATATAGATAAAGCAACAAACCCAACGGAGGTAGCAAATAGCTTAGAGATAATATTTTTATTGACTATACTAGCCTTAGCGCCATCTATATTAATGATGATGACATGTTTTACTAGAATTATTATTGTATTATCATTTATACGAAAAGCTATTGCTACCCAAACAACACCTCCTAATCAAGTGCTTATTGGGTTAGCTCTTTTTCTTACTTTTTTTATAATGGCACCAATAGGTTCAGAAATAAATGAAAAAGCAATACAACCATATTTAAATAAACAGATTTCTGTAGAAGAAGCTTTAGATAATGCTATGAAACCAATTAGAAGTTTTATGTTTAAGCAAACAAGAGAAAAGGATTTAGCACTTTTTATTGATATATCAGGGAGTGAGAGGCCAAAACGTCTTGAAGATATTCCATCTAAAGCATTAATTCCAGCTTTTATTATTAGTGAATTAAAAACAGGATTTCAAATTGGCTATATATTATTTATTCCATTTGTGGTAATCGATATGGTTGTTGCAAGTACACTTATGTCAATGGGAATGATGATGTTACCGCCAGTTATGATTTCATTGCCATTTAAGATCCTGTTATTTATACTAGTAGATGGTTGGAACCTTATAATCAAATCTTTAATTATGGGATTTAAATAG
- a CDS encoding flagellar biosynthetic protein FliO, producing the protein MKGEIVIIPDTQYYISVIGVFFFILILAYIVTKLIAKNGAVLIKGKNIKIIEKIPLGIDKSIYLINIGTVYYVIAVGKQSIELIDKVNEDSIKLNIKSTQLEKSNDTFDVYLDKYIEEASINKVSIMNKLKKMRRKNEYYKDKDEKK; encoded by the coding sequence TTGAAAGGGGAAATTGTCATTATACCAGATACTCAATACTATATAAGTGTTATTGGAGTTTTCTTTTTTATTCTAATATTAGCATATATAGTAACAAAGCTAATTGCTAAAAATGGTGCTGTGTTGATCAAAGGTAAAAATATTAAGATTATTGAAAAAATACCTCTAGGTATTGATAAATCTATATATTTGATTAATATTGGAACAGTTTATTATGTTATAGCTGTTGGAAAGCAAAGCATTGAGCTTATAGATAAAGTAAATGAAGATAGTATAAAACTTAATATAAAAAGTACACAGCTAGAAAAAAGCAATGATACTTTTGATGTCTATTTAGATAAGTACATAGAAGAAGCATCTATAAATAAAGTTTCTATAATGAATAAATTAAAGAAAATGAGGAGAAAAAATGAATATTATAAAGATAAGGACGAAAAAAAATGA
- a CDS encoding response regulator: MAKGILVVDDAAFMRMMIKDVLTKYGFEVVGEAENGAKAIEKYKELNPELVIMDITMPEVDGIQAVREIKKLNPGAKIIMCSAMGQQAMVIEAIQAGAGDFIVKPFQADRVVEAVKKVLG; encoded by the coding sequence ATGGCAAAAGGAATTTTAGTAGTTGATGATGCTGCATTTATGAGAATGATGATTAAAGATGTTCTTACAAAATATGGATTTGAGGTTGTAGGAGAAGCTGAAAATGGTGCAAAAGCAATTGAAAAATATAAGGAGTTAAACCCTGAATTAGTTATTATGGATATTACTATGCCTGAGGTGGATGGGATACAAGCTGTTAGAGAAATAAAAAAGTTAAATCCTGGAGCAAAAATCATTATGTGTTCAGCTATGGGACAACAAGCTATGGTTATTGAAGCAATACAAGCAGGAGCAGGAGATTTTATTGTCAAGCCTTTTCAAGCAGATAGAGTTGTAGAAGCTGTAAAAAAAGTGTTAGGGTAA